A region from the Branchiostoma floridae strain S238N-H82 chromosome 9, Bfl_VNyyK, whole genome shotgun sequence genome encodes:
- the LOC118423321 gene encoding ribonucleoside-diphosphate reductase small chain-like: protein MLPAQPPKSNQLSVLKVSVDREKQCEPLLRENSRRFVIFPIQYHDIWRMYKKAVASFWTTEEVDISKDLEHWESLNDNEKHFIKHVLAFFAASDGIVNENLVERFTKEVQVPEVRCFYGFQIAIENIHSEMYSLLIDTYVKDPHEREHLFSAIETIPCVKKKADWALKWTGDEKSTFGDRVVAFAAVEGIFFSGAFAAIFWLRKRGLMPGLTFSNELISRDEGLHADFACLMVSYLINKPSEERIHQIIDDAVKIEQEFLTEALPVRLIGMNQDLMKQYIEFVADRLLGELMCSKLYNSENPFDFMENISLEGKTNFFEKKVGEYQKMGVMSSSEQQKFTLDADF from the coding sequence ATGCTTCCAGCGCAGCCACCGAAGTCTAACCAGCTGTCCGTACTTAAGGTCTCTGTAGACCGAGAGAAGCAGTGTGAGCCCCTACTGCGTGAAAACTCCAGACGCTTCGTCATTTTTCCCATCCAGTACCACGACATCTGGCGCATGTACAAGAAGGCCGTAGCATCATTCTGGACAACGGAGGAAGTTGACATCTCTAAGGACTTAGAGCATTGGGAGAGTCTGAATGACAACGAAAAACACTTCATCAAACACGTCCTGGCATTCTTTGCAGCTAGTGACGGTATCGTGAATGAAAATCTGGTTGAGAGATTCACCAAAGAGGTGCAGGTGCCTGAGGTGAGGTGCTTCTATGGCTTCCAGATTGCCATTGAGAACATCCATTCTGAAATGTACAGCCTCTTAATCGACACCTACGTGAAGGATCCGCATGAAAGAGAGCATCTGTTCAGTGCCATTGAGACCATACCTTGTGTAAAGAAGAAGGCTGACTGGGCTCTAAAGTGGACCGGAGACGAGAAAAGCACTTTTGGGGATCGTGTGGTTGCGTTTGCCGCTGTGGAAGGGATATTTTTCTCCGGGGCCTTCGCAGCAATTTTCTGGTTAAGGAAAAGAGGACTTATGCCGGGGCTGACTTTCTCTAATGAGCTGATCAGTAGAGACGAGGGTCTACACGCCGACTTTGCCTGTCTTATGGTCAGCTATCTGATCAATAAGCCTAGTGAGGAGCGCATTCACCAGATTATTGACGATGCTGTTAAGATTGAgcaagagttcctgacggaagCTCTTCCCGTGAGGCtgattgggatgaatcaagacctgatgaaacagtacatcGAGTTTGTCGCGGATAGGCTGCTGGGCGAACTCATGTGcagtaagctttacaacagcgagaacccctttgacttcatggagaacatttctctggagggaaagaccaacttctttgagaaaAAGGTGGGAGAGTACCAGAAGATGGGGGTTatgtcctcctctgaacagcagaagttcacgctggatgctgacttttga